A genomic segment from Actinoplanes sichuanensis encodes:
- a CDS encoding diguanylate cyclase domain-containing protein, translated as MTSERVDELLYDSDRTRVSRVRLADGTLVVRKQPLGAGAADRLRNEIAVLRRLESVDGTPKLAGGGPDGVLELVDTGGRTLSDLETPWATDALLDLGLSLAQVLAGIHRRGVVHRDVSPANVLVDAVTKRPTLIDFELATRPGATAGEGLVGTLPYLAPEQTGRTGRPVDHRSDLYSLGATLYELATGQPPFGRDRDPLGLVHDHLAKVPVAPTEVNPLVPALLSEIIGRLLSKEPEQRYQSGEGLAHDLERLRAGHLTVLGERDFPIRLTPPAQLIGREAPLAALRELLAGVHTGSALALVTGPPGVGKTALVDRLRPAVAAAGGRFVTGKFDQFHHDTGGGAVREAFDRLGDQLLAEPDDVVAEVRTRLREALGPDAGLIAALMPSFRTLLDVAPEHSDDPRAFLARLRQAGMTLLRTVANGAPLVFFLDDLQWATGAAFSYLDDVLDNPDVPGLLVLGAYREQEVDEAHPLTAVLARLHRERGDAGEVRLDNLDVADLGALIADMLRLPEAERLAAVLAGRTEGNPFDTVELLNALRREAVLVPDGDGWRWDPAAVRDFVGHGDVVQLLTARIAALPADTRRAIDRMACVGGEVPLELLDAPLTAAVDDGLVVVGETSARFRHDRVQQAAFGRLTADERARLSLSLARRLTPAPEAAPLYLAAADVLLVPGTAPPGERRAAASLLRKAAAAARLVANHTSAEAHLAVAARLVDKIDEGYAETRTAWHSALCALGRFDDADRVFADLAATVTDPVRLAGPVAEQLGALTNRRMLAEALELGLGTLDRLGFDVPSGPAEMGPRIGAGMAGFYGWLATTEDTDRPEITDPRLLAAAHVINRLSPAAFFGDRITMAWLVAQAAEMWAEHGVCAALTGVLGNLGVVTIAGSGDYEAAHRATTHVLATGLKHGHEPETSQVKFLHAVATAPWFEPLESSIRTAHEARDGLLRGGDLRNAFYTYYASVPQMLDHSADLEPYAREAQAAMAFGERIGAGHDTAMFVTADMVVRTLQGTGDFDDAYLDTLVGNEAAAGYFTTMRALVAAILGDDASLVRYSAATMPLIAAVPGVYLHAPANLLAVLAAAVTARTATGADRDDALAALDRGLDYLAARAAGQPGNFRHLHRLAEATRAAVHGDFTAAAAAYDEAMSDAATAGRSWHAPLITELAARFYLDNGLEHVGSRLLGEALPGYARWGAAAKVHAMKRAYPALGSALGSTAPARPGTIGASHSINLSTEVIDLMAVLEAARALSSETSVDRLRVRVQQVLGAMTGATAVHVVLHDDRTNRWVLPADDDRPELSAEEAAERGLLPLTAIRYAERTREPMLVDDVTLDDRVGRDPYLAGLDHCSLLVVPVIAHGQPRAVLVLENRLSRRAFSAGRLDAVLLIAGQLTVSLENAQVYASLERAVAERTEELAEAGQRLELLTVTDPLTGLPNRRKLNSFLEETWRRSHRSGEPIGVAMIDIDDFKKYNDHYGHQGGDECLRLVAEALRSSVRNTDLVARYGGEEFCIVMPGAAAENAYTVAERACHAVSRLAEPHALADNGIVTVSVGVASGAPLTHANPDQLQKLADEALYEAKHAGRNRVVGG; from the coding sequence GTGACTTCAGAGCGTGTGGACGAGCTGCTGTACGACAGTGACCGCACCCGGGTCAGTCGGGTGCGGCTGGCGGACGGAACCCTGGTCGTTCGTAAGCAGCCGCTCGGGGCGGGGGCCGCCGACCGTCTGCGCAACGAGATCGCGGTGCTGCGCCGCCTGGAGTCCGTCGACGGTACGCCGAAGCTGGCCGGGGGCGGCCCGGACGGTGTTCTGGAACTTGTCGACACGGGTGGCCGTACCCTCTCCGATCTGGAAACGCCCTGGGCGACCGACGCATTGCTGGACCTCGGGCTGAGCCTGGCCCAAGTGCTCGCCGGGATCCACCGGCGCGGTGTCGTGCACCGGGACGTGAGCCCGGCGAACGTGCTGGTCGACGCGGTGACGAAGCGGCCGACGCTGATCGACTTCGAGCTGGCGACGCGCCCCGGCGCGACGGCCGGCGAGGGCCTGGTCGGCACGCTGCCGTATCTGGCGCCGGAGCAGACCGGCCGCACCGGCCGCCCGGTCGACCACCGCAGTGATCTCTATTCGCTGGGCGCCACGCTGTACGAGCTGGCGACCGGGCAGCCGCCGTTCGGCCGGGACCGGGACCCGCTGGGTCTGGTCCACGACCACCTGGCGAAGGTGCCGGTCGCACCGACCGAGGTCAATCCGCTGGTCCCGGCGCTGCTGTCGGAGATCATCGGCCGTCTGCTGAGCAAGGAGCCGGAGCAGCGCTACCAGAGCGGCGAAGGGCTCGCCCACGACCTGGAGCGGTTGCGCGCCGGGCACCTGACCGTGCTCGGCGAACGGGACTTCCCGATCCGGCTGACCCCACCGGCCCAGCTGATCGGCCGGGAGGCGCCGCTGGCCGCGCTGCGGGAGCTGCTCGCCGGCGTGCACACCGGCAGCGCGCTGGCGCTGGTCACCGGCCCGCCCGGGGTGGGCAAGACCGCCCTGGTGGACCGGCTGCGCCCGGCCGTCGCGGCCGCCGGTGGCCGGTTCGTCACCGGCAAGTTCGACCAGTTCCACCACGACACCGGTGGCGGCGCGGTGCGCGAGGCGTTCGATCGGCTCGGCGACCAACTGCTCGCCGAGCCCGACGACGTGGTCGCCGAGGTCCGGACCCGGTTGCGGGAGGCGCTCGGCCCGGACGCGGGGCTGATCGCGGCGCTGATGCCGTCGTTCCGGACGCTGCTGGACGTGGCACCAGAACACAGCGACGACCCGCGCGCGTTCCTGGCCCGGCTCCGGCAGGCCGGCATGACCCTGCTGCGTACCGTCGCGAACGGCGCTCCACTGGTGTTCTTCCTCGACGACCTGCAATGGGCGACCGGGGCCGCGTTCAGCTACCTCGACGACGTGCTGGACAACCCGGACGTGCCGGGGCTGCTGGTGCTGGGCGCCTACCGGGAGCAGGAGGTGGACGAGGCACACCCGCTGACCGCGGTGCTGGCCCGCCTGCACCGGGAACGCGGTGACGCCGGTGAGGTGCGTCTGGACAACCTGGACGTCGCCGACCTGGGCGCGCTGATCGCCGACATGCTGCGGCTGCCCGAAGCGGAACGGCTGGCGGCGGTGCTCGCCGGGCGTACCGAGGGCAATCCGTTCGACACCGTCGAGCTGCTGAACGCGCTGCGCCGGGAGGCTGTGCTGGTGCCGGACGGCGACGGCTGGCGCTGGGATCCGGCCGCGGTCCGCGACTTCGTCGGGCACGGCGACGTGGTTCAGTTGCTCACCGCCCGGATCGCCGCGCTGCCCGCGGACACCCGCCGGGCGATCGACCGGATGGCGTGCGTCGGCGGCGAGGTACCTCTCGAACTGCTCGACGCGCCGCTCACGGCCGCGGTCGACGACGGCCTCGTGGTGGTCGGCGAGACGTCGGCGCGGTTCCGGCACGACCGGGTCCAGCAGGCCGCGTTCGGCCGGCTGACCGCGGACGAACGCGCCCGGCTGAGCCTGTCGCTGGCCCGGCGACTGACCCCGGCGCCCGAGGCGGCGCCGCTCTACCTGGCCGCCGCCGACGTGCTGCTGGTTCCGGGGACGGCTCCGCCCGGCGAGCGCCGCGCGGCGGCGTCGCTGCTGCGTAAGGCCGCCGCGGCGGCCCGGCTGGTCGCCAACCACACGTCGGCTGAGGCTCATCTCGCGGTCGCGGCCCGGCTGGTCGACAAAATCGATGAGGGGTACGCCGAAACGCGCACCGCCTGGCACTCGGCGCTGTGCGCGCTGGGCCGTTTCGACGACGCCGACCGGGTCTTCGCCGATCTGGCCGCCACCGTCACCGACCCGGTGCGGCTGGCCGGTCCGGTGGCCGAGCAGCTGGGCGCCCTCACCAACCGCCGGATGCTCGCCGAGGCCCTCGAACTGGGCCTGGGCACGCTGGACCGGCTCGGTTTCGACGTGCCGTCCGGTCCGGCCGAGATGGGCCCGCGGATCGGCGCCGGGATGGCCGGCTTCTACGGCTGGCTGGCCACCACCGAGGACACCGACCGCCCGGAGATCACCGACCCGCGGCTGCTGGCCGCCGCGCACGTGATCAACCGGCTGTCCCCGGCCGCGTTCTTCGGCGACCGGATCACGATGGCCTGGCTGGTGGCGCAGGCCGCCGAAATGTGGGCCGAGCACGGCGTGTGCGCGGCGCTGACCGGTGTGCTCGGCAACCTCGGCGTGGTCACCATCGCCGGCAGCGGTGACTACGAGGCCGCCCACCGGGCCACCACGCATGTGCTGGCGACCGGGCTGAAGCACGGCCACGAGCCGGAGACCTCACAGGTCAAGTTCCTGCACGCGGTGGCCACCGCACCCTGGTTCGAGCCGCTGGAGAGCAGCATCCGCACCGCGCACGAGGCCCGCGACGGTCTGCTGCGCGGCGGTGACCTGCGCAACGCGTTCTACACGTACTACGCGTCGGTACCGCAGATGCTGGACCACTCGGCCGACCTCGAGCCGTACGCCCGGGAGGCGCAGGCCGCCATGGCGTTCGGCGAGCGGATCGGCGCCGGTCACGACACCGCGATGTTCGTGACCGCCGACATGGTGGTGCGCACCCTGCAGGGCACCGGCGACTTCGACGACGCCTACCTGGACACGCTGGTGGGCAACGAGGCGGCGGCCGGCTACTTCACCACCATGCGGGCTCTGGTCGCGGCGATCCTCGGCGACGACGCGTCGCTGGTCCGGTACAGCGCCGCGACGATGCCGCTGATCGCCGCGGTACCCGGGGTCTACCTGCACGCACCCGCGAACCTGCTGGCCGTCCTGGCCGCCGCGGTGACCGCCCGGACCGCCACCGGCGCCGACCGCGACGACGCTCTGGCCGCGCTCGACCGCGGCCTCGACTACCTGGCCGCGCGCGCCGCCGGGCAGCCCGGCAACTTCCGGCACCTGCACCGGCTGGCCGAGGCGACCCGGGCCGCCGTGCACGGCGACTTCACCGCCGCGGCCGCCGCCTACGACGAGGCGATGTCCGACGCCGCGACCGCCGGCCGGTCCTGGCACGCACCGCTGATCACCGAGCTGGCCGCCCGGTTCTACCTCGACAACGGGCTGGAGCACGTGGGCTCCCGACTGCTCGGCGAAGCCCTTCCCGGGTACGCCCGATGGGGTGCCGCCGCGAAGGTGCACGCCATGAAACGGGCGTACCCGGCCCTCGGCTCGGCCCTCGGCAGCACCGCCCCGGCCCGTCCCGGCACCATCGGCGCCTCGCACAGCATCAACCTGTCCACCGAGGTCATCGACCTGATGGCGGTCCTCGAAGCGGCCCGGGCACTCAGCTCGGAGACCAGTGTGGACCGGCTGCGGGTGCGGGTGCAGCAGGTGCTCGGCGCGATGACCGGCGCCACCGCGGTACACGTGGTACTGCACGACGACCGGACGAACCGCTGGGTCCTGCCGGCCGACGACGACCGGCCCGAACTCAGCGCCGAGGAGGCCGCCGAGCGGGGGCTGCTGCCGCTGACCGCGATCCGGTACGCCGAACGCACCCGCGAGCCGATGCTGGTCGACGACGTGACACTCGACGATCGGGTCGGCCGGGATCCGTACCTGGCCGGGCTGGACCACTGCTCGCTGCTGGTGGTGCCGGTGATCGCGCACGGGCAGCCGCGGGCCGTGCTGGTGCTGGAGAACCGGCTGAGCCGGCGCGCGTTCTCCGCCGGGCGGCTGGACGCGGTGCTGCTCATCGCCGGGCAGCTCACCGTCTCCCTGGAGAACGCGCAGGTGTACGCCTCACTGGAACGAGCGGTCGCGGAACGTACCGAGGAACTGGCCGAGGCCGGTCAGCGGCTCGAACTGCTGACCGTCACCGACCCGCTGACCGGCCTGCCGAACCGACGCAAGCTGAACTCGTTCCTCGAGGAGACGTGGCGGCGCTCGCACCGGTCCGGTGAGCCGATCGGCGTCGCCATGATCGACATCGACGACTTCAAGAAGTACAACGACCACTACGGCCACCAGGGCGGCGACGAATGCCTGCGGCTGGTCGCCGAGGCGCTGCGGTCCAGCGTCCGCAACACCGACCTGGTCGCACGGTACGGCGGTGAGGAGTTCTGCATCGTCATGCCGGGTGCGGCGGCCGAGAACGCGTACACCGTCGCCGAACGGGCCTGCCACGCGGTGTCCCGGCTGGCCGAGCCGCACGCGCTCGCCGACAACGGGATCGTCACCGTCAGCGTCGGCGTCGCCTCGGGCGCCCCACTCACCCACGCCAACCCCGACCAGCTGCAGAAACTCGCCGACGAGGCGCTGTACGAGGCCAAGCACGCCGGCCGGAACCGGGTGGTGGGCGGATGA
- a CDS encoding putative bifunctional diguanylate cyclase/phosphodiesterase, with product MTGTNGGRLRRTRRWVIGTLVGSLAMLSGYSLVDSGRHSAIVEDILRDSDRVTAYQEAAYLSAYEMSLIQATADNPSGPERQRVLAVDDQAHQATLAIAGSAPDTGDAAEAGTIAQRQINLRQDIIWFLNMLDRGETVKAINTLDTVIEPSHQRNTERLLQLRDRYQQRYERNQDTARQDSRRLLWGSIVTFTLSLLALGLFGWHTRAHRRQVESMAATDLLTGLPNRAAFTAHLHRALSAARPARTAPGITVLTVNINGFRHVNDQLGPHIGDRLLAEAGWRLSAVVRDGDVVARTGGDEFAILLRDLDPTRADCVAARLRETFDEPFQLDDLTVDLEISIGAATAAADDDVSTLLGHADSAMHDAKQQHDSFRRFSGNTGQDSADRLTLLGDLRRGLTDASQFTLHYQPKVSLADGTLSGVEALARWHHPTRGPVPPGQFVPVLETTSLIHPFTERVLTIALEQARTWLDAGHRVPVAVNVSTRSLLDESFPGRLATLLSTAGVPGELLCIEITEHTVLSDPTTTIEALRQIRALGVKTSIDDFGTGYSSLTYLKLLPVDELKIDRSFVADMVADTSSHALVASAVDLAHNLNLTVVAEGVEDDRTAAALSGLGCDTAQGYHFARPVPAAELDARFLRPIPA from the coding sequence ATGACCGGCACGAACGGCGGACGGCTGCGGCGGACCCGACGCTGGGTGATCGGCACGCTCGTCGGGTCGCTGGCGATGCTGTCCGGATACTCGCTGGTCGACAGTGGACGGCACTCGGCGATCGTCGAGGACATCCTCCGCGACAGCGACCGGGTCACCGCCTACCAGGAGGCCGCCTACCTGTCGGCGTACGAGATGTCGCTGATCCAGGCGACCGCCGACAACCCGTCCGGGCCGGAACGTCAGCGGGTACTCGCCGTCGACGACCAGGCCCACCAGGCCACCCTGGCGATCGCCGGCTCGGCACCGGACACCGGGGACGCGGCCGAGGCGGGCACCATCGCCCAGCGGCAGATCAATCTGCGTCAGGACATCATCTGGTTCCTGAACATGCTCGACCGGGGCGAGACGGTGAAGGCGATCAACACCCTCGACACCGTCATCGAACCCAGCCACCAGCGCAACACCGAGCGGCTGCTGCAACTGCGGGACCGATACCAGCAGCGGTACGAACGTAACCAGGACACCGCCCGGCAGGACTCCCGGCGGCTGCTCTGGGGCAGCATCGTCACGTTCACCCTCAGCCTGCTCGCGCTCGGCCTGTTCGGCTGGCACACCCGGGCCCACCGGCGCCAGGTCGAGTCGATGGCCGCCACCGACCTGCTGACCGGGCTACCCAACCGGGCCGCGTTCACCGCGCACCTGCACCGGGCACTGTCGGCGGCCCGGCCGGCCCGTACCGCACCCGGCATCACCGTGCTGACCGTCAACATCAACGGGTTCCGGCACGTCAACGACCAGCTCGGCCCGCACATCGGCGACCGGCTGCTGGCCGAGGCGGGCTGGCGGCTGTCCGCGGTCGTCCGCGACGGTGACGTGGTCGCCCGCACCGGCGGCGACGAGTTCGCCATCCTGCTGCGTGACCTCGACCCGACCCGGGCCGACTGTGTGGCCGCGCGCCTGCGGGAGACCTTCGACGAACCGTTCCAGCTCGACGACCTCACCGTCGACCTGGAGATCAGCATCGGCGCGGCGACCGCCGCGGCCGACGACGACGTCAGCACCCTGCTCGGACACGCCGACAGCGCCATGCACGACGCGAAGCAGCAGCACGACAGTTTCCGCCGGTTCAGCGGCAACACCGGCCAGGACAGCGCCGACCGGCTCACCCTCCTCGGCGACCTGCGACGCGGTCTCACCGACGCGTCCCAGTTCACCCTGCACTACCAGCCGAAGGTGTCGCTCGCCGACGGCACGCTGTCCGGGGTCGAGGCGCTGGCCCGCTGGCATCACCCGACCCGTGGCCCGGTGCCACCCGGACAGTTCGTGCCGGTGCTGGAGACCACGAGCCTGATCCACCCGTTCACCGAGCGGGTCCTCACCATCGCCCTGGAGCAGGCCCGAACCTGGCTCGACGCCGGGCACCGGGTGCCGGTTGCGGTCAACGTCTCCACCCGCAGCCTGCTCGACGAGTCGTTCCCGGGCCGGCTGGCGACGCTGCTGTCCACGGCCGGGGTGCCGGGTGAACTGCTCTGCATCGAGATCACCGAACACACCGTGCTCTCCGACCCGACCACCACCATCGAGGCGCTGCGCCAGATCCGCGCTCTGGGAGTCAAGACGTCCATCGACGACTTCGGCACCGGGTACTCGTCCCTCACCTACCTGAAGCTCCTGCCCGTCGACGAACTCAAGATCGACCGCTCGTTCGTGGCCGACATGGTCGCCGACACGTCCAGTCACGCCCTGGTGGCCTCGGCCGTCGACCTGGCCCACAACCTGAACCTGACGGTCGTCGCCGAGGGCGTCGAGGACGACCGGACGGCGGCCGCCCTCAGCGGTCTGGGCTGCGACACCGCCCAGGGCTACCATTTCGCCCGCCCGGTCCCGGCCGCCGAACTGGACGCCCGTTTCCTACGCCCGATCCCCGCCTAG